Proteins found in one Arachis stenosperma cultivar V10309 chromosome 8, arast.V10309.gnm1.PFL2, whole genome shotgun sequence genomic segment:
- the LOC130943833 gene encoding uncharacterized protein LOC130943833 isoform X1: protein MPKSFKDECFDTMIKPHFYFTSTEKIAYRYCIQSIAKKWATYRQRLWNEFYDPTMRREALVNNVPDDVPRDQWTCFVNYRLKPSTVELCMKNKENRSKQTIPHTCGSKSNSRRRHEMYLKTEKKPSRGMMYIETHKRKDGSFVNNEALTIVEQIGLNMTQSNAQFEVSPNDAVGKVLGPEHSGRVRCMGMGAAPTNTFRNVRSRLNRMTISTNSAGSSSPITVAILQEKINNLESDLHNSQQKVTNLESKLHQSFDMMKAYLMMKEGEIPETLVGFFSAREITL from the exons ATGCCTAAGTCTTTCAAGGATGAGTGCTTTGATACAATGATAAAg cCCCACTTCTATTTTACAAGCACAGAAAAGATTGCCTATAGGTATTGCATTCAAAGTATTGCAAAAAAGTGGGCAACATATAGGCAAAGATTGTGGAATGAGTTCTATGATCCAACCATGAGAAGAGAAGCATTGGTGAACAATGTGCCTGATGATGTTCCAAGAGATCAATGGACTTGTTTTGTCAATTATCGACTAAAACCGTCTACAGTT gagctttgcatgaaaaataaggaaaatcgAAGCAAGCAAACCATTCCTCACACTTGTGGATCGAAATCCAACTCTCGGAGGCGACATGAAATG tacttgAAAACGGAAAAGAAGCCTAGTAGAGGAATGATGTACATTGAAACACATAAGAGAAAGGATGGGTCTTTTGTAAATAACGAGGCATTAACTATAGTG GAACAGATTGGGCTGAATATGACACAATCAAATGCACAATTTGAGGTGTCCCCTAATGATGCTGTTGGTAAAGTTTTGGGACCTGAACACTCTGGGAGAGTTCGTTGCATGGGCATGGGAGCAGCGCCTACAAATACTTTTAGGAATGTGAGAAGTCGGCTTAATAGGATGACCATCTCAACTAATTCAGCTGGATCTTCTTCACCTATTACTGTTGCAATTTTACaggaaaaaattaataatttggAGTCTGACTTACATAATTCACAGCAAAAGGTCACTAATCTAGAGTCTAAGTTGCATCAATCATTTGATATGATGAAAGCATACCTAATGATGAAGGAAGGAGAAATTCCCGAAACGCTTGTTGGCTTCTTTTCTGCCCGAGAGATAACTTTATAG
- the LOC130943833 gene encoding uncharacterized protein LOC130943833 isoform X3 → MPKSFKDECFDTMIKPHFYFTSTEKIAYRYCIQSIAKKWATYRQRLWNEFYDPTMRREALVNNVPDDVPRDQWTCFVNYRLKPSTVELCMKNKENRSKQTIPHTCGSKSNSRRRHEMYLKTEKKPSRGMMYIETHKRKDGSFVNNEALTIVEQIGLNMTQSNAQFEVSPNDAVGKVLGPEHSGRVRCMGMGAAPTNTFRNVRSRLNRMTISTNSAGSSSPITVAILQEKINNLESDLHNSQQKANDAESEPTTPFDARRSAGDSNGHPRTNI, encoded by the exons ATGCCTAAGTCTTTCAAGGATGAGTGCTTTGATACAATGATAAAg cCCCACTTCTATTTTACAAGCACAGAAAAGATTGCCTATAGGTATTGCATTCAAAGTATTGCAAAAAAGTGGGCAACATATAGGCAAAGATTGTGGAATGAGTTCTATGATCCAACCATGAGAAGAGAAGCATTGGTGAACAATGTGCCTGATGATGTTCCAAGAGATCAATGGACTTGTTTTGTCAATTATCGACTAAAACCGTCTACAGTT gagctttgcatgaaaaataaggaaaatcgAAGCAAGCAAACCATTCCTCACACTTGTGGATCGAAATCCAACTCTCGGAGGCGACATGAAATG tacttgAAAACGGAAAAGAAGCCTAGTAGAGGAATGATGTACATTGAAACACATAAGAGAAAGGATGGGTCTTTTGTAAATAACGAGGCATTAACTATAGTG GAACAGATTGGGCTGAATATGACACAATCAAATGCACAATTTGAGGTGTCCCCTAATGATGCTGTTGGTAAAGTTTTGGGACCTGAACACTCTGGGAGAGTTCGTTGCATGGGCATGGGAGCAGCGCCTACAAATACTTTTAGGAATGTGAGAAGTCGGCTTAATAGGATGACCATCTCAACTAATTCAGCTGGATCTTCTTCACCTATTACTGTTGCAATTTTACaggaaaaaattaataatttggAGTCTGACTTACATAATTCACAGCAAAAG GCTAATGATGCTGAAAGCGAGCCTACTACTCCCTTTGATGCTAGGAGATCAGCTGGTGATAGCAACGGACATCCGAGGACAAATATTTGA
- the LOC130943833 gene encoding uncharacterized protein LOC130943833 isoform X2 — translation MPKSFKDECFDTMIKPHFYFTSTEKIAYRYCIQSIAKKWATYRQRLWNEFYDPTMRREALVNNVPDDVPRDQWTCFVNYRLKPSTVELCMKNKENRSKQTIPHTCGSKSNSRRRHEMYLKTEKKPSRGMMYIETHKRKDGSFVNNEALTIVIGLNMTQSNAQFEVSPNDAVGKVLGPEHSGRVRCMGMGAAPTNTFRNVRSRLNRMTISTNSAGSSSPITVAILQEKINNLESDLHNSQQKVTNLESKLHQSFDMMKAYLMMKEGEIPETLVGFFSAREITL, via the exons ATGCCTAAGTCTTTCAAGGATGAGTGCTTTGATACAATGATAAAg cCCCACTTCTATTTTACAAGCACAGAAAAGATTGCCTATAGGTATTGCATTCAAAGTATTGCAAAAAAGTGGGCAACATATAGGCAAAGATTGTGGAATGAGTTCTATGATCCAACCATGAGAAGAGAAGCATTGGTGAACAATGTGCCTGATGATGTTCCAAGAGATCAATGGACTTGTTTTGTCAATTATCGACTAAAACCGTCTACAGTT gagctttgcatgaaaaataaggaaaatcgAAGCAAGCAAACCATTCCTCACACTTGTGGATCGAAATCCAACTCTCGGAGGCGACATGAAATG tacttgAAAACGGAAAAGAAGCCTAGTAGAGGAATGATGTACATTGAAACACATAAGAGAAAGGATGGGTCTTTTGTAAATAACGAGGCATTAACTATAGTG ATTGGGCTGAATATGACACAATCAAATGCACAATTTGAGGTGTCCCCTAATGATGCTGTTGGTAAAGTTTTGGGACCTGAACACTCTGGGAGAGTTCGTTGCATGGGCATGGGAGCAGCGCCTACAAATACTTTTAGGAATGTGAGAAGTCGGCTTAATAGGATGACCATCTCAACTAATTCAGCTGGATCTTCTTCACCTATTACTGTTGCAATTTTACaggaaaaaattaataatttggAGTCTGACTTACATAATTCACAGCAAAAGGTCACTAATCTAGAGTCTAAGTTGCATCAATCATTTGATATGATGAAAGCATACCTAATGATGAAGGAAGGAGAAATTCCCGAAACGCTTGTTGGCTTCTTTTCTGCCCGAGAGATAACTTTATAG
- the LOC130945580 gene encoding uncharacterized protein LOC130945580 produces the protein MEQPLGVMQAQGNQAWELARTVTGICGLRMWRRDTVIEATIKGKNYMPTMMRTAAMSISWNIRGLRGDGKLKMVKELKRKHRLDMLELVETKRQLVTRFDVLKIWGNGCAEWEYVESDGASGGLLLMWDDGFFKMRNCYKGERWLCVEGVLSEKSINCAFLLVYGAHTRDEKRVVWEELSYMAGLCPDACYRKFTWFRGQSCNRIDRALVSLEWLEAFPETRLRGGPRELSDHCPIIVEEKRLRDGPRPFRSLDYWFTHEGFLRMVKEEWRGLGEIQFTDKLKALTIPLGRWHRDNFGDMDRKILKFEEEIQKIDDIVGNGSYDETVEARRKALVKCCEKWYVRKELHWKQMSRSRHARDMDKNTRYFHNLASARRRNNRIDTLAINGRLIRNQARIKIAIREFYKELYHQERSPEVGFRDGLVERISEEDSCALEAPPSPEEIKEAVWDCESSKTPGCDGYNMNFIKKCWDDIGSDFTAAVMAFFQSSRLPPDANITWVALAPKFTGAKEIKDLRPISMVGCVYKVIPKMLVRRMREVMPGLVGETQSAFVKGRKIHDGALIACETVQWIKQRKKKRMIGEAVRNGRISPLMVGRYHIELSHLQFTDDTVLFCPPEEDTIKNYRRLLRCFQLMSGLSINFDKSSLIPVNCDEQWLQRMCGVLGCKQANLPVKYLGILLGANPRLVKTWKPVIDKVEEKLSLWKAKILNKAGKLVLIKSVLNSLPVYYLSLYKMPMAVAEKLISLQRRFLWSKEDGKNGMALVKWEVVQTPKKLGGLGVGDAVIRNSALLFKWWWRFSKEECPLWKKVVCSCNNLNPNELLSSQELPIRGGPWKDICQLQFKSQQVRQKMITGLSMEVGDGRRTRFWEDAWIHGGPLKDRFPRLFSVSNQTGSMIGDCGFWDGLDWVLQVEMAPEDIHSYSFTRTIWKGLVPLRE, from the exons ATGGAGCAGCCGCTGGGGGTAATGCAAGCTCAGGGAAATCAGGCTTGGGAACTTGCCCGGACTGTGACAGGAATATGCGGGCTCAGAATGTGGAGGAGGGACACGGTGATAGAGGCAACCATAAAGGGAAAAAATTACATGCCAACGATGATGAGGACAGCAGCAATGAGTAT CTCATGGAATATTAGGGGGTTAAGGGGTGATGGAAAGTTGAAAATGGTGAAAGAACTTAAGAGGAAACATAGGTTAGATATGTTAGAATTGGTAGAGACTAAAAGACAGTTAGTGACAAGGTTTGATGTATTGAAAATTTGGGGAAACGGATGCGCGGAATGGGAGTATGTGGAGTCAGATGGTGCTTCTGGTGGTTTGTTATTAATGTGGGATGATGGATTCTTTAAAATGAGAAATTGCTATAAAGGTGAGCGATGGCTGTGTGTTGAAGGGGTACTATCAGAGAAGTCTATTAACTGTGCCTTTTTATTGGTTTACGGTGCTCACACTAGAGATGAGAAACGTGTTGTTTGGGAGGAGCTGAGTTACATGGCTGGCTTATGTCCAGACGCCTGTT ACCGTAAATTTACATGGTTCAGAGGGCAGTCATGCAACCGTATTGACAGAGCCTTGGTTAGTTTGGAATGGCTTGAGGCATTTCCAGAGACTCGTTTGAGAGGTGGTCCACGGGAGTTGTCAGATCACTGCCCTATCATAGTGGAAGAGAAGAGGCTAAGGGATGGACCGAGGCCGTTTCGAAGTCTGGATTATTGGTTTACCCATGAAGGGTTTCTAAGGATGGTCAAGGAAGAGTGGAGAGGGCTGGGAGAGATACAATTTACCGACAAATTGAAGGCGTTGACGATTCCTTTGGGGAGATGGCACAGAGACAACTTTGGTGATATGGACAGGAAAATTTTGAAGTTTGAGGAAGAGATTCAGAAGATTGATGACATAGTCGGCAATGGGAGTTATGATGAGACAGtggaagcaagaaggaaggcGTTAGTTAAGTGCTGCGAGAAATGGTATGTGAGAAAAGAATTACATTGGAAGCAGATGTCAAGGTCGAGGCATGCAAGGGACATGGATAAAAATACGAGATACTTCCACAACTTAGCTTCGGCGAGGCGGAGAAATAACAGGATTGATACACTAGCTATTAATGGAAGATTGATAAGGAACCAAGCTAGGATTAAAATTGCCATCAGAGAGTTTTACAAAGAACTATATCATCAAGAGAGGTCCCCTGAGGTGGGTTTCAGAGATGGTCTGGTGGAAAGGATCAGCGAGGAGGATTCGTGTGCTTTAGAGGCACCACCGTCACCTGAGGAGATTAAAGAGGCAGTGTGGGATTGTGAATCGTCCAAGACCCCAGGATGTGACGGTTACAACATGAACTTCATAAAGAAGTGTTGGGATGATATAGGCTCGGACTTCACGGCAGCGGTGATGGCCTTTTTCCAATCTTCAAGGTTGCCGCCTGATGCTAATATCACATGGGTGGCGTTGGCCCCAAAGTTTACTGGTGCTAAGGAAATCAAAGATCTGCGTCCGATTAGCATGGTAGGGTGTGTATATAAGGTAATTCCGAAGATGCTGGTAAGGAGAATGAGAGAGGTTATGCCAGGGTTAGTTGGCGAGACACAGAGTGCTTTTGTGAAGGGTCGGAAGATTCATGACGGGGCCCTAATTGCATGTGAAACGGTGCAGTGGATCAAACAGAGGAAGAAAAAGCG GATGATTGGAGAGGCTGTGAGAAACGGTCGCATATCACCATTGATGGTTGGGAGATATCATATTGAGTTATCGCACCTACAGTTTACAGATGATACTGTTCTATTCTGCCCTCCGGAGGAAGACACAATCAAGAATTATAGGAGGTTGCTTAGGTGCTTTCAGTTGATGTCAGGTTTAAGCATTAACTTTGATAAATCTAGCTTGATTCCTGTTAATTGTGATGAGCAGTGGCTGCAACGTATGTGTGGTGTGTTGGGCTGTAAGCAAGCCAATCTACCAGTTAAATATCTCGGTATCTTGTTAGGAGCAAACCCAAGGCTGGTGAAGACGTGGAAGCCAGTAATAGACAAAGTGGAGGAGAAGCTTAGTCTCTGGAAGGCCAAAATCCTCAATAAGGCCGGTAAGTTGGTGCTTATCAAATCTGTGTTAAACAGCCTACCGGTTTATTATCTGAGCCTCTATAAGATGCCAATGGCTGTTGCAGAGAAATTGATTTCCTTACAGAGAAGATTTCTATGGAGTAAAGAGGATGGGAAGAATGGTATGGCTCTGGTTAAGTGGGAAGTGGTCCAGACCCCTAAAAAGTTAGGTGGGTTGGGGGTTGGGGATGCTGTGATAAGAAATTCAGCTCTTCTGTTTAAATGGTGGTGGAGGTTCTCTAAAGAGGAGTGTCCTCTGTGGAAGAAGGTAGTATGTTCCTGTAACAACCTGAATCCAAATGAGCTACTGTCCTCTCAAGAACTACCTATCCGAGGTGGTCCGTGGAAGGATATTTGTCAGCTACAGTTCAAGAGTCAACAAGTCAGACAGAAGATGATTACCGGGTTGTCCATGGAGGTGGGTGACGGGAGGCGGACTCGATTTTGGGAGGATGCCTGGATTCATGGAGGTCCTTTGAAAGACCGTTTTCCAAGGCTATTCTCGGTTTCAAACCAAACAGGATCAATGATAGGGGATTGTGGGTTTTGGGATGGGTTAGATTGG GTGTTGCAGGTGGAAATGGCTCCGGAGGATATACATAGCTACAGCTTTACTAGGACCATTTGGAAAGGCCTTGTCCCACTCAGAGAGTAG